A window of the Salvelinus alpinus chromosome 25, SLU_Salpinus.1, whole genome shotgun sequence genome harbors these coding sequences:
- the LOC139553561 gene encoding solute carrier family 35 member F4-like isoform X2, producing MKKHSARVAPLSSYSSQVLTCPISEGEEGSESRADTPGSEASVEGTSYQTCANTVLKVLGGLLLVLCVSSSWVGTTQLVQLTFKSFSCPFFISWFSTNWNILLFPLYYGGHVVTTRDKQTPIQKFRECSKLFGEDGMTLKLFLKRTAPFSILWTLTNYLYLLALRKLTATDVSALYCCHKAFVFLLSWIVLKDRFMGVRIVAAIMAITGIVMMAYADGFHGDSIIGVALAVGSASTSALYKVLFKMFLGSASLGEVAHFLSTMGVFNLIFISFIPLILYFTKVEHWGSLSSLPWGYLCGLAGLWLVFNILVNVGVVLTYPILISIGTLLSVPGNAAVDVLKHEVIFSVVRLAATCIICLGFLLLLLPEEWDSVTLRFLAAFADKKSEEHGEELTESSIHTRSRSRANGTVSIPMA from the exons GAGAGGAGGGTTCTGAGTCTCGTGCAGACACACCAGGCAGCGAGGCCAGTGTAGAGGGGACATCGTACCAGACGTGTGCTAACACAGTGCTGAAGGTGCTGGGTGGCCTCCTATTGGTCCTATGTGTCTCCTCCTCCTGGGTGGGCACCACTCAGCTGGTCCAGCTCACCTTCAAGTCCTTCTCCTGCCCCTTCTTCATCTCCTGGTTCAGCACCAACTGGaacatcctcctcttccctctctactACGGAGGCCATGTGGTCACCACCCGGGACAAGCAGACGCCTATACAGAAATTCAG AGAGTGCAGCAAGCTTTTCGGGGAAGATGGGATGACCCTCAAGCTGTTCCTGAAGAGGACAGCCCCCTTCTCCATCCTGTGGACCCTGACTAACTACCTGTACCTGCTGGCCCTGAGGAAGCTGACCGCCACTGACGTCTCAGCCCTCTACTGCTGCCACAAGGCCTTCGTCTTCCTGCTGTCCTGGATTGTCCTGAAGGACCGCTTCATGGGTGTACGG ATTGTGGCAGCCATAATGGCCATCACAGGCATTGTCATGATGGCATATGCAGATGGTTTCCATGGGGACTCCATCATAGGTGTGGCCTTGGCTGTGGGCTCTGCCTCCACATCGGCTCTCTACAAG GTGCTGTTTAAGATGTTCCTGGGCAGTGCCAGCCTGGGTGAGGTGGCTCACTTCCTCTCCACCATGGGTGTCTTCAATCTCATTTTCATCTCCTTCATCCCCCTCATCCTCTACTTCACCAAAGTGGAACACTGGGGCTCTCTGTCCTCGCTGCCCTGGGGATACCTGTGTGGCCtggctgggctctggctgg TGTTCAATATCCTGGTTAATGTTGGTGTGGTGCTTACCTACCCCATCCTCATCTCTATAGGAACACTGCTCAGTGTGCCCGGCAatgcag CGGTAGATGTGTTGAAACATGAGGTTATCTTCAGTGTGGTACGTCTGGCTGCCACCTGCATCATCTGCCTGGgcttcctgctgctgctgcttcctgAGGAGTGGGACTCCGTCACTCTGCGCTTCCTCGCCGCCTTTGCAGACAAGAAGTCTGAGGAGCATGGCGAGGAGCTGACCGAGTCCAGCATCCACACGCGCAGCCGCAGCCGAGCCAATGGCACCGTCTCAATCCCTATGGCATGA